One genomic window of Motacilla alba alba isolate MOTALB_02 chromosome 3, Motacilla_alba_V1.0_pri, whole genome shotgun sequence includes the following:
- the POPDC3 gene encoding popeye domain-containing protein 3 codes for MGENASFWESLIYAHPTCTTWKQEAEGSIYHLASIFFVVGFMGGSGFFGLLYVFSLLGLGFLCSSVWAWLDVCAADIFSWNFVLFAICFVQFVYVTYQVRSVAFDREFQELYSALFQPLGISLTVYRKIVLCCDAEVITLEKEHCYAMQGKTPIDKLSLLVSGRIRVTVDGEFLHYIFPLQFLDSPEWDSLRPTEEGIFQVTLTAETDCRYVAWRRKKLYLLFAKHRFISRLFSILIGSDIAEKLYALNDRVHVGQGFRYDIRLPNFYHVALPESPPVPPPRHCHQLQRGSPRRKPAGVTNCGSFLAPS; via the exons ATGGGAGAAAATGCAAGTTTTTGGGAAAGTCTGATATATGCACATCCTACGTGTACCACCTGGAAGCAAGAGGCAGAGGGATCTATCTACCACCTAGccagtattttctttgttgtgGGCTTCATGGGTGGAAGTGGATTCTTTGGGCTCCTCTACGTCTTCAGTTTGCTTGGACTGGgctttctctgctcttctgtttGGGCTTGGCTGGATGTGTGTGCTGCTGATATATTCTCCTGGAATTTTGTACTGTTCGCGATTTGCTTCGTCCAGTTCGTTTATGTCACCTACCAAGTACGGAGTGTTGCCTTTGACAGAGAATTCCAGGAACTCTACAGTGCACTCTTCCAGCCTCTGGGAATTTCCTTGACTGTGTACAGGAAGATTGTCTTGTGCTGTGATGCAGAAGTGATTACCCTGGAGAAGGAGCATTGTTACGCCATGCAGGGCAAAACACCTATTGACAAACTGTCCTTGCTTGTGTCAGGCAG GATCAGAGTGACAGTTGATGGGGAGTTTCTGcattatatttttcctcttcaattTCTGGACTCTCCTGAATGGGATTCACTGAGGCCCACAGAAGAGGGAATTTTCCAG GTAACACTCACAGCAGAGACAGATTGTCGGTACGTGGCCTGGAGGAGAAAGAAGCTCTACCTGCTGTTCGCTAAACACCGCTTCATCTCCCGCCTGTTCTCGATTCTGATCGGGAGCGACATCGCCGAGAAACTGTACGCCCTGAACGACAGGGTGCACGTGGGGCAAGGCTTTAGGTACGACATCCGCCTGCCCAACTTCTACCACGTGGCGCTGCCGGAGAGCCCTCCCGTGCCGCCCCCGCGCCACTGCCACCAGCTGCAGCGAGGCTCCCCCCGGCGCAAGCCCGCGGGGGTCACAAACTGCGGCTCCTTCCTCGCACCCTCCTAG